One window from the genome of Pseudalkalibacillus hwajinpoensis encodes:
- a CDS encoding ABC transporter permease, translating to MLNQKSVIQRTASIQNNQTEKKSLKYFLTNYGITIAFVILCIVLTIASPAFMTVSNILNILRQVSIIGIISVGMTFVIINGGIDLSVGSVLALSAVVATSFAHPESYPLIVPIILGMLVGTACGAVNGFVIAKWNIAPFIVTLGMMTVARGVTLVYTDGRPVINLSESYTSLGGGHILGIPIPIIFFIAVVLIGIFILKFTKFGRYVFASGGNEQATKVSGINVKWVKIGVYSIVGLASGLAGILLSSRVMTGSPVLGTMYELDAIAAVVIGGTSLAGGIGSVRGTVLGVLIVGVMNNGLDLLNVSSYYQQILKGIIIVLAVLLDHKKN from the coding sequence ATGTTAAATCAAAAAAGTGTTATTCAGAGGACTGCATCAATTCAAAACAATCAAACGGAAAAAAAGTCATTGAAGTATTTTCTAACGAATTATGGGATCACCATTGCTTTCGTTATCCTATGTATAGTATTAACCATTGCCTCTCCTGCTTTTATGACAGTAAGTAATATATTAAATATTTTGAGGCAAGTATCTATTATCGGTATTATTTCCGTGGGGATGACATTCGTTATTATCAATGGAGGAATAGACCTTTCAGTAGGTTCTGTGTTGGCATTATCCGCAGTAGTAGCGACAAGTTTTGCGCACCCAGAATCCTATCCATTAATTGTTCCTATTATTCTAGGTATGTTAGTAGGAACGGCATGTGGGGCTGTCAATGGTTTTGTTATTGCAAAATGGAACATTGCTCCTTTCATCGTTACATTAGGTATGATGACAGTGGCACGCGGAGTGACGTTAGTTTATACGGATGGGAGACCTGTTATTAACTTAAGTGAGAGTTACACCAGTTTAGGTGGAGGGCATATCTTAGGAATTCCGATTCCAATCATCTTCTTTATCGCGGTTGTTTTAATTGGAATCTTTATACTGAAATTCACCAAATTTGGCAGATATGTATTTGCATCTGGAGGAAATGAACAAGCAACAAAAGTTTCAGGTATAAATGTAAAATGGGTGAAAATAGGTGTATATTCCATTGTTGGTTTAGCTTCAGGGCTTGCGGGAATCCTTCTTTCCTCTAGAGTAATGACTGGTTCACCAGTGTTAGGAACGATGTATGAGTTAGATGCGATCGCAGCAGTTGTTATAGGTGGTACAAGTTTAGCAGGTGGTATCGGAAGTGTTAGAGGTACTGTACTAGGTGTTTTAATTGTTGGAGTAATGAACAATGGGTTAGATCTGTTGAATGTTTCTTCTTATTATCAACAAATTTTGAAGGGGATAATTATTGTGTTAGCAGTATTACTTGATCATAAGAAAAATTAA
- the srlD gene encoding sorbitol-6-phosphate dehydrogenase encodes MTIENRVALIAGGGQSLGETLSYQLAEEGYDVIVADIDIENAERVAKTVEEKYDKKAIAINSDFTKEEEVTAMIGKSVETFSRIDLLVYVAGVAKSRKVTDFNLEDWGLTLDVNLTGYFLCAREASKEMIKQGGGNIIQINSKSGKVGSKHNSAYSASKFGGVGLTQSLALDLAEHNIRVNSIMPGNLLQSPMFQSLIPQYSKKLGIPENEVEQAYIDKVPLKRGCNNEDIANAVIFYASDKATYMTGQSINVTGGQVMF; translated from the coding sequence ATGACAATTGAAAATAGAGTAGCTCTAATTGCCGGCGGTGGTCAAAGTTTAGGGGAAACATTAAGCTATCAGTTAGCAGAAGAAGGATACGATGTAATTGTAGCAGACATAGATATAGAGAATGCCGAACGAGTGGCTAAAACAGTGGAAGAAAAATATGACAAAAAAGCAATTGCTATCAACAGTGATTTCACAAAAGAAGAAGAAGTAACAGCTATGATTGGAAAATCAGTCGAAACATTTTCAAGGATTGATTTATTGGTCTATGTTGCTGGTGTTGCAAAAAGTAGAAAGGTTACCGATTTTAATTTAGAAGATTGGGGTCTAACTCTAGATGTAAACCTAACTGGCTATTTCTTATGTGCAAGAGAAGCATCTAAAGAAATGATTAAGCAAGGTGGCGGCAACATTATTCAAATAAACTCCAAATCTGGAAAAGTAGGAAGTAAACATAATAGTGCTTATTCTGCATCTAAATTTGGTGGTGTCGGATTAACGCAAAGTCTAGCACTCGACTTAGCGGAGCATAACATACGAGTAAATTCGATCATGCCAGGTAATCTTCTACAATCACCGATGTTCCAGAGCTTAATTCCTCAGTACTCTAAAAAGTTAGGAATCCCGGAAAATGAGGTGGAACAAGCGTACATTGACAAAGTGCCATTAAAGCGTGGTTGTAATAATGAAGATATCGCAAATGCAGTTATCTTTTATGCATCAGACAAAGCAACCTATATGACTGGTCAATCTATTAATGTGACGGGTGGTCAGGTGATGTTTTAG
- a CDS encoding N-6 DNA methylase, with the protein MNNQEIVQKLWKLCDVLRDDGITYQEYVTELTYILFLKMMKEQETEAVIPEGYRWDDLVQKEGVELKNFYQELLLELGKSENKKLQQIYMDASTRITSPKNLDTIIKSIASLDWYNAKEEGLGNLYEGLLQKNANETKSGAGQYFTPRVLIDLIVQLVDPKVGEKVNDPAAGTFGFMISADQYLKNKTDDYYDLDPQQAEFQKKEAFTGMELVQGTHRLALMNALLHDMEGRLENGDSLSGNGKWIKNFDVILTNPPFGTKKGGERVSRDDLTFETSNKQLNFLQLIYNALKDDGNARAAVIIPDNVLFESGIGAKIRLDLMNKCNLHTILRLPTGIFYAQGVKTNVLFFTKGKTDKGNTKDVWVYDLRTNMDSFGKRNQLTMAHFEDFMKAYVSEDRTQIKDERWNKFTREEISNKNDNLDIGLIADESYSSYENLPDPIESAEQAILKLRQAMNLLNEVVQELRKLDDSEEVDK; encoded by the coding sequence ATGAACAACCAAGAAATCGTTCAGAAATTATGGAAACTATGTGATGTGCTACGTGACGATGGTATTACATATCAAGAATATGTAACTGAACTAACATATATTTTATTTCTTAAAATGATGAAAGAACAAGAAACTGAAGCTGTTATTCCAGAAGGTTACCGATGGGATGATTTAGTACAAAAAGAAGGCGTGGAACTTAAAAACTTTTATCAAGAATTATTATTGGAATTAGGTAAAAGTGAAAACAAGAAGCTTCAGCAAATTTATATGGATGCTTCCACGAGAATAACGAGCCCTAAGAATTTAGATACAATAATAAAATCTATCGCTTCTCTTGATTGGTATAACGCTAAAGAAGAAGGATTGGGCAACCTTTATGAAGGACTGCTACAAAAAAACGCAAACGAAACAAAATCTGGAGCAGGGCAATATTTTACACCTCGTGTATTAATTGATTTAATTGTTCAACTTGTAGACCCAAAAGTAGGGGAAAAGGTAAATGACCCTGCAGCTGGAACGTTTGGTTTTATGATTTCAGCAGACCAATATTTGAAGAATAAAACAGATGATTATTATGATTTAGACCCACAACAAGCTGAATTTCAAAAGAAGGAAGCATTTACAGGAATGGAACTTGTACAAGGAACTCACCGTCTTGCATTAATGAATGCTTTACTTCACGACATGGAAGGTCGTTTGGAAAATGGAGACTCATTGTCAGGGAACGGAAAATGGATTAAGAATTTTGATGTTATTCTAACAAATCCTCCGTTTGGTACAAAAAAAGGTGGGGAGCGCGTTTCTCGTGATGATTTAACTTTTGAAACATCGAATAAACAGCTTAATTTCTTACAATTAATTTATAATGCTCTTAAAGATGATGGGAATGCTCGTGCAGCTGTTATAATACCTGACAACGTGTTGTTTGAAAGTGGAATTGGAGCTAAGATTCGTCTGGACTTAATGAATAAGTGTAATCTCCATACTATTTTACGATTGCCTACAGGGATTTTCTATGCACAAGGTGTAAAAACCAATGTACTATTCTTTACAAAAGGTAAAACAGACAAAGGAAACACAAAAGATGTATGGGTGTATGACCTTCGTACAAATATGGACTCTTTCGGCAAACGCAATCAATTAACGATGGCTCATTTTGAAGATTTTATGAAAGCTTATGTGTCTGAAGACCGTACTCAAATAAAAGATGAACGGTGGAACAAGTTTACAAGAGAAGAAATTTCTAACAAAAACGATAATTTAGATATTGGATTAATTGCAGATGAATCTTATTCTTCTTATGAAAACTTACCTGACCCAATAGAATCAGCAGAACAAGCAATCTTAAAACTTCGGCAAGCGATGAATTTGTTGAATGAAGTTGTACAAGAGCTCCGTAAATTAGATGATTCTGAGGAGGTGGACAAGTGA
- a CDS encoding sugar ABC transporter ATP-binding protein, with protein sequence MGEDTFILQMKGVCKYFPGVVALDHVSLNIKKGEVHALMGENGAGKSTLMKILSGVYSPDEGEIILNGKITQISNPKDALNSGISMIHQELEAIPEMTVAENIFIGREPSYKFLGVVKSRELNQRTTKLFDEIGLSINPKAKLSTLSVAEMQMIEIVKAVSFNSQIVVMDEPTSAITDREVEKLFGIIKMLKEKGVSIIYISHKMSEIFQIADQITVLRDGGFVDSRNASELTNQKLISLMVGRDIKDMFIKEKIEIGGPMLEIKNFRRKGSKQAVNLKVNQGEVLGISGLMGAGRTELMEAIFGIGEIVEGELFLRKKPVKIKSSMDAIKNGISFVTEDRKLYGLNLKGSVKENISLVNFDNITYLNQVINKTKEKSIVNEQINSLNIRIANQQQVVGTLSGGNQQKVVLAKWLLREPDVLILDEPTRGIDVGAKDEIYKIITELAKSGKAVIMISSEMPELLGMSDRLVVMYNDEITGEFERDEFDQESILSCATGYKKGGRVC encoded by the coding sequence ATGGGCGAAGATACATTTATATTACAAATGAAAGGTGTTTGTAAGTATTTTCCGGGTGTTGTTGCCTTGGATCATGTTTCTCTTAACATTAAAAAAGGAGAAGTTCATGCTTTAATGGGAGAAAATGGGGCAGGAAAATCTACTTTAATGAAAATACTCTCTGGAGTTTATTCGCCAGATGAGGGAGAGATTATCCTAAATGGAAAGATAACACAAATCAGTAACCCAAAAGATGCCTTAAATTCTGGGATAAGTATGATTCACCAAGAATTGGAAGCGATTCCAGAAATGACAGTTGCCGAAAATATTTTCATTGGTCGTGAACCCTCATATAAATTTTTAGGTGTAGTAAAGAGTAGAGAATTAAACCAACGAACAACCAAGTTATTTGATGAGATAGGATTGTCTATTAACCCAAAAGCTAAGTTATCAACCCTTAGTGTAGCAGAGATGCAAATGATTGAGATTGTAAAAGCAGTTTCCTTTAACTCGCAAATTGTTGTCATGGATGAACCTACATCAGCTATTACAGATCGAGAAGTAGAAAAATTATTTGGAATTATTAAGATGTTGAAAGAGAAGGGTGTCTCTATTATTTATATATCACACAAGATGAGTGAAATTTTTCAAATAGCTGATCAAATAACGGTATTGAGAGATGGAGGCTTTGTTGATAGTAGAAATGCAAGCGAGTTAACGAATCAAAAGCTAATCTCTTTAATGGTGGGTAGAGACATAAAGGATATGTTTATCAAAGAAAAGATTGAGATTGGCGGCCCTATGCTAGAGATAAAAAATTTTAGAAGAAAGGGTAGTAAACAAGCAGTTAATTTAAAAGTTAACCAAGGAGAAGTATTAGGTATTTCTGGTCTAATGGGTGCAGGTAGAACTGAACTCATGGAAGCTATCTTTGGAATAGGAGAAATTGTGGAAGGAGAACTATTTCTTCGAAAAAAACCGGTGAAGATTAAAAGTTCAATGGATGCAATCAAAAATGGAATATCATTTGTAACCGAAGATAGGAAACTATACGGACTCAATCTGAAGGGATCGGTGAAAGAGAATATTTCTTTAGTAAACTTTGATAATATCACTTACTTAAATCAAGTGATTAATAAGACTAAAGAAAAATCGATTGTTAATGAGCAAATCAATAGTTTGAATATAAGAATTGCTAACCAACAGCAGGTCGTTGGGACGCTAAGTGGTGGGAATCAACAAAAAGTTGTACTTGCAAAATGGCTGTTAAGAGAACCGGATGTATTAATATTAGATGAACCAACTCGTGGCATTGATGTGGGAGCTAAAGATGAAATCTATAAAATTATTACGGAACTGGCTAAGTCTGGGAAAGCAGTTATTATGATTTCATCGGAAATGCCAGAGTTATTGGGAATGAGTGACCGGTTAGTTGTTATGTATAATGATGAAATAACAGGAGAATTCGAGCGTGATGAGTTTGATCAAGAAAGCATACTCAGTTGTGCAACCGGTTACAAAAAAGGGGGTAGGGTATGTTAA
- a CDS encoding sugar ABC transporter substrate-binding protein, which yields MKKGKLLSFIVFTLILSLMAGCSGNIDQASGTDEGADGGEDKLKIGVSYQNLQNEFIINIQNALNDKAEELGIELIESDGQGKAEEQIAHIENFISQKVDAIILNPYDKFGTVPAVEKAVAADIPIIIVNSQVDNLEKATAFVGSDDVIAGELEMEYVAKKLGGEGNVAIIHGPNGNSAEIGRTEGNKNVLEQYPDINVVAEQTANWDRAQALSLVENWLQSHDDISAIVAQNDEMALGAYNTVEAAGKEDEIIVVGIDAIPDALNSVGDGKLAATVFQDGYGQGEAAFEVAVKAARGEEVEDTTYIPFQLVTQENLDEFK from the coding sequence ATGAAAAAAGGTAAATTACTAAGTTTTATTGTGTTCACGCTCATCCTATCTCTTATGGCTGGTTGCTCTGGTAACATAGATCAGGCATCAGGTACAGACGAGGGAGCTGACGGTGGAGAAGACAAACTGAAAATCGGTGTATCTTATCAAAATCTTCAAAATGAGTTCATTATTAATATTCAAAATGCATTAAATGACAAGGCAGAAGAACTCGGTATTGAGTTAATCGAAAGTGATGGACAAGGAAAAGCGGAAGAGCAAATAGCTCATATTGAAAATTTCATCTCCCAAAAAGTAGATGCGATTATTTTAAATCCTTATGATAAATTTGGAACTGTTCCAGCTGTTGAAAAAGCCGTTGCAGCTGATATTCCTATTATCATAGTAAATTCACAAGTAGATAATTTAGAAAAGGCAACGGCATTCGTCGGGTCAGATGATGTGATAGCGGGAGAGCTTGAGATGGAGTATGTCGCTAAAAAATTAGGTGGAGAAGGAAACGTTGCAATAATCCATGGTCCGAATGGTAACTCTGCAGAAATTGGAAGAACAGAAGGAAACAAAAATGTCCTAGAACAATATCCAGATATTAATGTAGTGGCTGAACAAACGGCCAACTGGGATCGAGCCCAAGCGTTATCTTTAGTAGAGAACTGGCTGCAAAGCCATGATGATATTAGTGCAATAGTTGCACAAAATGATGAAATGGCTTTGGGCGCTTATAATACTGTAGAAGCTGCTGGTAAAGAAGACGAAATTATAGTTGTTGGAATTGATGCTATTCCTGATGCTTTGAATTCTGTTGGAGACGGGAAACTTGCGGCCACAGTATTTCAAGATGGGTATGGGCAAGGGGAAGCTGCATTCGAAGTAGCGGTAAAAGCTGCTCGTGGAGAAGAAGTTGAAGATACAACATACATTCCATTCCAGTTGGTAACGCAAGAAAATCTAGATGAATTTAAGTAA
- a CDS encoding restriction endonuclease subunit S, which translates to MSKKKKTMNVLLEEALLSNEEKLYDLPDNWIWVNLYSISDLIADGSHNPPPKQEKGIPMLSGKNIQNGYMTFDTNRYITEEQYKREFKRTPLEPGDLLLTIVGSIGRTTILKEAAPLFALQRSVAHIKAKHINSSFLKYYFQSLPFQNFLLDNAKGTAQKGIYLKTLKSSPIALPNKLEQARIAEKIERLLNKIEEAKKLIEEAKGTFELRRAAILDKAFRGELTKNWRAENNKSNFQDYKENDIEIGYHIPNQWHWTTFGEVTTFVSSGSTPKGGSKVYQETGVPFIRSQNVLKNHMSVDNIVYISDEIHSNMKRTHLDGSETLFNITGASIGRAAKMNKELIPANVNQHVCALRFNDDVNDYLPQYWLNSPYMQREINKKQIGVTRQALNYTQVKNLPFPLIPKEEQKELLRVVENLLNKENELHVIESLFNDLERLKDSILLKAFRGELGTNDPKEESAIELLKEVLQEHVK; encoded by the coding sequence GTGAGTAAAAAGAAAAAAACTATGAATGTGTTATTGGAAGAAGCATTGCTATCAAATGAAGAAAAGCTTTATGATTTACCAGATAATTGGATTTGGGTAAATTTATATTCTATATCAGATTTGATAGCTGATGGTTCTCATAATCCTCCTCCTAAACAAGAAAAGGGTATACCGATGTTAAGTGGGAAAAATATTCAAAATGGATACATGACATTTGACACTAATAGATATATCACCGAAGAACAATATAAAAGAGAATTTAAAAGGACACCTTTGGAACCAGGGGATTTATTATTAACAATAGTAGGTTCTATAGGAAGGACCACTATCTTAAAAGAAGCTGCACCGCTCTTTGCATTACAAAGAAGTGTCGCTCATATTAAAGCAAAGCATATTAATTCAAGTTTTTTAAAATATTATTTTCAAAGCCTGCCATTTCAAAACTTTTTATTGGATAATGCTAAAGGTACAGCCCAAAAAGGAATTTACTTAAAAACTTTAAAAAGTAGTCCTATTGCTTTACCGAATAAATTAGAACAGGCGAGAATTGCCGAAAAAATCGAACGTCTTTTAAATAAAATTGAAGAAGCTAAAAAGTTAATTGAAGAAGCAAAGGGAACATTTGAACTTCGTCGAGCTGCAATTTTAGACAAAGCTTTTCGTGGTGAATTAACTAAGAATTGGCGTGCAGAAAACAATAAAAGCAATTTCCAGGATTACAAAGAAAATGATATAGAGATTGGTTATCATATTCCAAATCAGTGGCATTGGACTACATTTGGTGAGGTTACCACCTTTGTGAGTAGTGGTAGTACTCCCAAAGGTGGTAGTAAAGTTTATCAAGAAACGGGCGTTCCCTTTATAAGGAGTCAGAATGTCCTTAAAAACCACATGAGTGTTGACAATATAGTTTATATTAGTGATGAAATTCATTCTAATATGAAACGAACACATTTGGATGGCAGCGAAACTTTATTTAATATTACTGGAGCATCTATAGGTAGAGCGGCTAAAATGAATAAAGAATTAATACCAGCTAATGTTAACCAGCATGTATGTGCTTTAAGGTTTAATGATGATGTAAATGATTACCTGCCACAATATTGGTTGAACTCCCCATATATGCAAAGAGAAATCAATAAAAAACAAATTGGCGTAACAAGACAAGCTTTAAATTATACCCAGGTAAAGAACTTGCCTTTCCCCCTTATTCCAAAGGAAGAACAAAAAGAATTATTAAGAGTGGTGGAAAATTTATTAAATAAAGAAAATGAATTGCATGTAATAGAATCATTATTCAATGATTTAGAAAGATTGAAGGATTCTATTTTATTAAAAGCCTTCCGTGGTGAGCTTGGAACAAATGACCCGAAAGAAGAAAGTGCAATTGAATTATTAAAAGAAGTTCTTCAAGAACATGTAAAATAA
- a CDS encoding RNA-directed DNA polymerase: protein MSEGNEIAKKIISSGYFASQIPSEFNSTTLSEIIDSLDLTKSRLSKEGLNKWCKLIDFSIPKTENFRRILSVPHPLHYILLAKLIENNWGDLESHFAKSQFSLTTPQISEDRIEPKYKMSEKINRRIHNLVLNRYILQADITRYYPSIYTHSIPWALHTKEVAKANPREDGYFGNVIDRLVRNMQDGQTVGIPIGPVVSLIVQEILGTTIDDEFKREYGDGLVGYRYTDDMEYYFSSSEEAERALNILNKILKNYGLDLNNSKTKVIKIPQVLESEWLFFFKKYEFRKHKKDKRKSISMQHTDIKEFFSTAFKNKIQTDEKGILNYAVKVLRGVVIYRENWDVFESLLLQSILVDSSIIPTVFETIEGYKYRGYPLNDVRIQDFINVLIRDNVELRNDFEVSWALSFAAKLNIPIKEDVSKLLLKDDNAIINILVMILNSKNLLKGTLDFSHYETLLSEESLYDGNWLFY from the coding sequence ATGTCAGAAGGAAATGAAATTGCAAAAAAAATAATATCATCGGGATATTTTGCTAGCCAAATACCAAGTGAATTTAATTCTACTACTTTAAGTGAGATTATTGATAGTCTTGATTTAACAAAATCAAGACTATCAAAAGAAGGTTTAAATAAATGGTGCAAACTCATTGATTTTTCAATTCCGAAAACAGAAAATTTCCGAAGGATTCTGTCTGTTCCACACCCATTACATTATATATTGTTAGCAAAATTAATTGAAAATAATTGGGGTGATTTAGAGTCACATTTTGCAAAGTCGCAATTTTCTTTGACCACTCCACAAATTTCTGAAGATAGGATAGAACCAAAATATAAAATGTCTGAAAAGATCAATAGAAGAATTCATAATCTAGTATTAAATAGATATATATTACAAGCAGATATCACAAGGTATTATCCAAGTATTTACACTCATTCTATTCCATGGGCACTACATACAAAAGAGGTGGCAAAAGCAAATCCAAGAGAAGATGGGTACTTTGGTAATGTGATTGATAGATTGGTAAGAAATATGCAGGATGGACAGACTGTAGGAATTCCTATCGGTCCAGTTGTATCATTAATAGTACAGGAGATATTAGGAACAACAATTGATGATGAATTCAAAAGAGAATATGGTGATGGTTTAGTAGGTTATAGATATACAGATGATATGGAATATTATTTTAGTTCATCAGAAGAAGCTGAAAGAGCCCTGAATATCTTAAATAAAATTTTAAAAAATTATGGACTTGATTTAAATAATTCAAAGACAAAAGTAATTAAAATACCACAAGTTTTGGAATCTGAGTGGTTATTCTTCTTTAAAAAGTATGAATTTAGAAAACATAAAAAGGATAAGAGAAAATCAATTTCTATGCAACATACAGATATAAAGGAATTCTTTAGTACAGCTTTTAAAAATAAAATTCAAACAGACGAAAAAGGAATATTAAACTATGCAGTAAAAGTATTGAGGGGAGTGGTAATTTATAGAGAGAATTGGGATGTATTTGAATCATTACTATTACAATCTATCCTTGTAGATTCATCGATAATACCTACAGTGTTTGAAACTATTGAAGGATATAAATATAGAGGTTATCCATTAAATGATGTAAGGATACAAGATTTTATTAATGTACTTATTAGAGATAATGTAGAGTTAAGAAATGACTTTGAGGTCTCATGGGCTCTTAGTTTTGCTGCAAAGTTGAATATTCCTATAAAAGAAGATGTTAGTAAACTATTGTTAAAGGATGACAATGCAATAATAAATATATTGGTAATGATATTAAATTCTAAGAACCTTTTAAAAGGAACTTTAGATTTTTCCCATTATGAAACTCTTCTGTCTGAAGAAAGCCTTTATGATGGCAATTGGCTCTTCTATTAA
- a CDS encoding zinc-binding dehydrogenase has protein sequence MKTKAVRLYGSNNLKLEEFELPEIKKDEILASVKTDSICMSTWKLVQQGENHKKTPEDVAVNPIILGHEFCGDIIRVGEKWQHQFSEEDKYVIQANLQLPDRPDCPGYSYHYVGGDATYIVIPNDVMEQDCLLKYNGKTYFEGSLVEPLSTIIGAFNANYHLIEGTYNHKMGIKEHGNLIVMGGTGPMGYLAIDFAINGPKKPRNLVITGRSQDKLDKVKSLYPPEKAKENGVNLFYINTYGVEDQESLLKSTIDQQSYDDVFVFAPSRELVETGTNLLGKDGCFNFFAGPKDQGFKAEINFYDIHYNFTHYVGTSGANSDDMRQAIDLIETKKIDVSKIITHILGLNDVAETTANLPSIGGGKKLVYTQKEFDLMDLENTSELNHNDKLKKDLGEIIKRNYNRWSLEAEEYIFNHAKDI, from the coding sequence ATGAAGACAAAAGCCGTTCGATTATATGGGTCTAATAATCTTAAATTAGAAGAATTTGAGCTTCCAGAAATTAAAAAAGATGAGATTTTGGCATCAGTGAAAACAGATAGTATATGTATGTCGACATGGAAATTAGTTCAACAAGGAGAAAATCATAAAAAGACACCGGAGGATGTTGCTGTTAACCCTATTATTTTAGGGCATGAATTTTGTGGAGATATTATTCGTGTCGGAGAAAAGTGGCAACATCAGTTTTCAGAGGAAGATAAGTATGTTATTCAGGCCAATTTGCAATTACCTGACCGGCCAGATTGTCCTGGTTACTCTTATCATTATGTCGGAGGGGATGCCACCTATATTGTTATTCCTAACGATGTCATGGAACAGGATTGCTTATTAAAGTATAACGGTAAAACTTATTTTGAGGGCTCCTTAGTTGAACCATTATCGACAATCATTGGAGCATTTAATGCGAACTATCATTTAATTGAAGGTACGTACAATCATAAAATGGGGATAAAAGAGCATGGAAACTTGATTGTTATGGGGGGGACAGGGCCAATGGGCTACTTAGCTATCGATTTTGCAATTAATGGCCCTAAAAAACCTAGAAATCTAGTTATCACAGGAAGATCTCAAGATAAGCTTGATAAGGTTAAATCGCTATATCCACCAGAAAAAGCAAAAGAAAATGGAGTGAACCTTTTCTACATCAATACGTATGGGGTAGAAGACCAAGAAAGTTTGTTGAAATCAACTATTGATCAGCAAAGTTATGATGACGTGTTTGTTTTTGCTCCTTCTAGGGAGTTGGTAGAGACAGGGACAAACCTTTTAGGTAAAGATGGTTGTTTTAATTTTTTTGCTGGCCCTAAAGATCAAGGGTTTAAGGCAGAAATTAATTTTTACGATATTCATTATAATTTCACTCATTATGTTGGCACTAGTGGAGCCAATAGTGATGACATGCGGCAGGCAATAGATTTAATTGAGACTAAGAAAATTGATGTTTCAAAAATAATTACACATATATTAGGGTTAAACGATGTTGCGGAAACAACCGCGAACTTACCTTCTATTGGTGGTGGGAAAAAGCTCGTGTACACACAAAAAGAATTTGATTTGATGGATTTAGAGAATACTAGTGAACTAAATCATAACGATAAATTAAAGAAAGATTTAGGAGAAATAATAAAACGGAATTACAATAGGTGGTCACTAGAAGCGGAAGAATACATTTTTAATCATGCAAAGGATATTTAA